Within Marinitoga hydrogenitolerans DSM 16785, the genomic segment TTCTCATAACATACCTCCATTTTAAACTAAAAATTTATATTCAAACAGTTCATTAAAAAACTTTTTTCATACACTTAAAATATAAGATACTAATAGATTATTTTAATTTAAATGGATTGATAATATATGTTTTAATAAAAATATTCAAATAATTTCAGAAAGATTCTAAAAAAGGTTTCGGAAATCCGAAACCTTTTTTAGAATTAATATATATATTTTAATCTATAATAATTTTCACCAGATACAACATATAATGTGTCTTCTTTATTTAACTTATATGGATTTTCATTTACACTTAATTCAACACCTAATAACTCACTAATTTTTTTTGCACATTCTTCGCATCTAACATGACTTTCAACACCATTTCTTATTCCATATTTTAATTCTTCTAAAGAAATTCTTTCAACTCTTAAATCTTCAACTGGTTTTACTAATATTAGATCTAAATCAACCCTATCTGAAATATATTTAGCCATTTATATCCCTCCCTGAAATTTTATTCTAGTTTTATTATACCATATTTTTTAGAAAAAAATATTGGTAGTTTAACTATTTTTATAAATATTGTGCAATTTGAGCTGCTAATTTAGCATTATTATAAACTAATTGAATATTTGATTCTAAACTTTTTCCACCTGTAATTTCCTTTACTTTTTCTAGCAAGAAAGGTGTTGTATCTTTACCTTTAATCCCTAATTTATTTGCTTCATCAAGAGCTGTTTCTATAGCATTAGAAATTTCATCAAAATTCATTTGATATTCTTCTGGGATAGGATTAGCTATAACAGCACCTCCCTTTAAATTTAACTCCCATTTTACTTTTAAAAATTCAGCAATTTCTTTTGGGGTATCCAACCTATAATTAACATTAAATCCGCTTTTTCTGGTATAAAACGCTGGTAATTCTACAGTTTTATATCCGATAACAGGAACTCCAAATGTTTCTAAATATTCTAAGGTTAATCCTAAATCTAATATGGATTTTGCACCAGCACAAACTACTGCAACATTTGTATTTGCTAATTCTTGAAGATCTGCTGAAATATCAAATGTCTCTTGAGCATTTCTGTGAACTCCACCTATTCCTCCTGTGGCAAAAATCTTTATTCCAGCCA encodes:
- a CDS encoding pseudouridine-5'-phosphate glycosidase: MLEKYLVISDEVRKALKEQKPIVALESTIISHGMPYPQNVETALNVERIVRENGAVPATIAIINGKLKAGLTDDEIEYLGKKGQEVMKVSRRDIPYVVAKKMDGATTVAGTMITASMAGIKIFATGGIGGVHRNAQETFDISADLQELANTNVAVVCAGAKSILDLGLTLEYLETFGVPVIGYKTVELPAFYTRKSGFNVNYRLDTPKEIAEFLKVKWELNLKGGAVIANPIPEEYQMNFDEISNAIETALDEANKLGIKGKDTTPFLLEKVKEITGGKSLESNIQLVYNNAKLAAQIAQYL